ATGGTAGACAGggagttgaaaaaatataGCACAATCATATTGGATGAGGCGCATGAAAGGACAATATTGACTGATTTGATTATGggatttttgaaatcattaatTGTTTCTGGTAATCGCAAAGATCTCAAAGTGATTGTTATGTCTGCAACCTTGAATGCGGAGTTGTTTAGtcactttttcaataatgccCCTATTCTATATGTGGAAGGTAAGATGTATCCAGTGACACAAATGTACGTGGGTGATGAAAGTAATGAGGACATTGTTGACTGTGTTATCCGCTCAATAATAAAGGTAAATATGACTGAACCTGAAGGGGATGTTTTATGTTTTTTGGCAGGGCAGGAAGAGATTGACAACTGTGTGAAAACGTTGGAGCAACTAGCACCACAATTACCTAGAGAAGCACCTTTGATCGTTGCTTTGCCATTATATGCTGCATTAAGTCCCCATCAACAgctgaaaatttttgaaaagttaCCCAAGGGGAGAAGAAAGATAATCTTGGCTACTAATATTGCAGAAACATCGATTACTGTGCCCGGTGTCAAATATGTTATTGATTCAGGGTTGAGAAAGGTTAAAATCTGGAAACACGATTTAGGGTTGTCTACTTTGCTCACAACTCCAATTTCCCAAGCCTCGGCTAGACAACGAGCAGGTAGAGCAGGAAGAGAAAGTGCTGGAAAAGTGTTTCGATTATACCAAGAGAGtgaatatttgaatttaccTAAACAACAAGAATCCGAGATCAAAAGGAATGACATTATATTGCCTATATTGacattgaagaagttggaTATagatgatttgttgaattggacATGGCTTGAAGATCCAGGACAGGAGCTGATCCTAAGTGCTTTGAATACATTGTACACTTTGGGAGCGTTGAATGATGCTGGAAAGATTACTAGTTTGGGATACAAGATGAGCGTGTTGCCTTTGCCACCACAGTTATCGGTAGTTTTAATCAGTGCTACTGAATTAGGCTGTTTGGCACCAGTGATCGACATAGTTTCATGTTTGTCTGTTGACAATTTGGTCTTGAATGTTTCAGGGGAGTCAAGAgatgaaatcaacttcaagcGAAGGTCCTATTGTCCAAAGGGGAACTCTAATGGTGACCTAATTGCATTGTACGAGTTTTATCAAACGTTTCAATCTTTGGGTAAGGAATGGTGTCAAGAAATGATGTTTAGTTACAAAGGATTCAAGAATGTTCTCAAAATAAggaatcaattgaaagaataCATGTTGGCTACTATTAAACAGGATGATAGTATTCTGGACAACGAAAAGGACAAACAATTGGCAAGCCTTCGTTCTCAATTTGAGGATAGAGATGATGTGTTGGATATTCCAGCTATTCTAAAGTCATTCTTGAAAGGATTCATTACAAATACAGCTGTTGGAATGCCTGATAGATCATTTAGGACTTTCAACAGCGGTCAATTAATCAGCATTCATCCATCGTCCGTCttatttggaaaaacaaATCTAGATGCGATTATGTATATTGAATATGTTTTCACTACAAAAGGGTATGCTAGAAACTGTTCAGCAATTGAATTATCGTGGCTTCAAGAAGTCGCTCCACATGTGATTGGTGGCAACAAAGTCAGCATTAATTAAGTTTCAAAACGTCCTTCACAGCGTCAATGACGgtgttgaatattttgcTGTTTCCAGCAATGACACCCTTGGAATTCAAGTACCTACCTTTACTAAAGTCCAATGGAGTACCATATATATCACCCACTTTACCACCAGCTTCATAAATCAATACATTTCCAGCTGCATGATCCCAGATCTTTTCTCTATAAGTGTCATCTATAGGTAAACGCAAATAAATATCAGCTTGACCACTGGCTAATAGACAATATTTGACTTGTGAATCTAAATTGATAGTTTGTGTCGAGACtttattttgatcaaatccaatCTTGTCTTTGATTTGAGCTTGTGTTGAGTGAGAAGAGTGACCCTTTTCGACACCTTCCAACACTTTCAAATCCTTGGGAGAATCACGGTTTGACATGTGTAtacgttgttgttggtttaaTGGTTTGAATCCTGGTGTAAATAAATCTGAATAGTATGATCCTTGACTAGTAATAGCCAGGTATAATCCACCAACTGTTCCGTGATGTTTCTCGTTAGATTCAACATACTGCGATAAGTTGGGACATCCAATCACTCCAAGAACAACTTTTCCTTGATCTATAAGTGCTAAACAGACGGCGAATTGATCTCCTCTAAGAAACCCTTTTGTACCGTCAATAGGATCTAATGCCCAGAATCTTCCCTTTGATCCACCTTCAGAATTTCCACAGTCGatgcttttgaaaatggaatCTTCATTGGTTAAAGTTCCAATCAAGTCATCATATTCACTGGTCTCTTTTTGCACTTTGGTAATTAAGCTCACCACCTCAGAGGAGAGTTTGGAATTGTCTTGCAAATCCTTTGAATCTTCCtcaccaacaatttcatcataaGGGAAGTTCAACTTTATAGCATTATTGATAATAGCTTGACTTgcaaaatcaccaattgtCACTGGTGATTTATCCTCTTTGGTGATTGTTCCCGATTTAGCCTGGGAAATTGAATCGCTCAATTGCTTTGTCAATATAGATGCTCTCTTGACTGCAAGGGTGGCAACTTGAAGCTCCTTGTAATATGGgtgtgatgatgatgacattgTAAACCAACGTATAAAATTGAACTTCTTGAAAGGTAGTAAAGAAACCACTATGACTGTAAAGTAGATAAGTAACTTAATTCTATGCATATGACctgagtttgttgaaaaattgatacaagagaaagaaaagcCATACAGAATGACACAAAATGTATCAACATGGATTCATCAAACCTCTTGTCCTCAATAACACAACATCACCACACTTCACCACGCCTTTGCTGGTACATGTCAAACCACCGAATCTAAAGCAGTCGAATTTCTATCTGCATAATGTACAAAGCCCTCCTAGCTTTGCTTATATTGTGTACTGTTTGCTGGGTCATTCAGCTACTACCTGTCATTTCAGTCCCACTTACATCCCACAGAGGTAACATCTACCTTTcacattttgaaaatgtcaaatttggaGTGTTTGGTATATGTGACACGAAAATGGGCAAATGCAGTAGTCCTAAGATAGGTTACCCATCCTCAAACAGCTCATTTTATAATTTGACAAATGATGTCAGTACAAGTTATAGTGGAGTTGTCCTACCGTCTTATGTAAGatatacaatttcaaagttaTTGGTGGTTCatgttgttgcattttgCTTTTCGAGCTTGTTATTGATTGTCATGTTTATATTGTATGCGTTGGAAAGTTGGGACCGAATTGAACTTCGTAAACGAAGGGAGGAGTTGAATCATTTGAGAAACGAGAGgcaagaagaagaacacGGTCAcgttgaatttgatgatgaaggcGAAACCAATATGGATACCGTTGAGTTGCATAAAGAAGAACGAGATTTGGGTCCatatttgaatataatGTTGATTCTCACTATATTTTCTGTTTTAACTACTTTGCTAGCGTTCTTGGCTGACATTTTATTATTCGTTCCTAGATTGAGTTACTTAGGCTGGATGCAGTTACTACCTATAGTTTCGATGGCATTGATCACTTCAATGTTGtgttttatcaaaagatcaatATCAAGCAGAAAGTTTTTCGAAAATTATGACCACCCCTATGCTAATGATgagatgaagatattgcGAAATAGAGCTATGGAGCATTCCTGGAATGACATTTCCAGTGATGATGGATTTGTTGTGTACACTGATGGGTTTTATACTAGAAATGAGGGTGAAGCTGATGACACTAGAGATCGTAATCATTCTACTAGCTCATTTCGAAGTGGTGTACGACACAGCAATTTCAGACAAAGCGAAGACTACTCGGTTAATTCCAGTAGGGAATCTATTGAGCTTGACAATCTACGATTGACCTAGTCTATTTACACTATTTAAGGTAGCTTGTTGATAGCAGTTATGACATCTGGATCATTATTGTAGTCACTAATAACTCTCTCCCTTAGTTctgtattcaattttacattgttttttgttAAAAATCGCAAGAACTGCGTTGTGACTAATTCTGATGTTGTCAACTGACGCAATTTGGAGTATAATTCATATTGCCTATCTTCGAGTAAAGTTGGGGTCTTTTGTAATAATGTAACTAGTTTTATCAACTCATTGACATTGCTTACAGTTTGAATGATGAGGTTGAATGCGTGATCTCTCATCTTGCGGTGATGAACTGCTGGCCTTAAAAAAGATAATTCTTGCAAAGTAGTCACTGGATCGGTGAACTTGTAGCTTTCAAAGTATTTGTCAACTGTTTCTTCCGATGGACAAATGGATTCTTCAATGAGGTTTTTGATTAGAGCCGTTGCAAACTCTCTATTAGTGTTGACTATTGCGTAAGCTAATCTATCTTTAGTGACATGTTCCAATTGTCGTGACATTCTTGGGTGCATCTCAATAATAGTAGACACCAATTGGTCCAAAAAAGACCCATCCACAGGGAACTGGTCACACAACAATGTTACCAGAGTTAGCATTTCTTTTAAACCCTGAAATGTGAAAAACTGCACCTTTGATGTAATTAACGACAAGTATTCTTCGAGAGCCGCAGAACTGTCAATAGTACTCAAAACCACATTGGAAGCTGACTCGACCGTGAATAGACTTTTAATTTCTGATGGTTGCACCGTACCCTTCTTAATCGAAGTAGAATTTTTGATGGCCCTTGATTTGTGGAAGAATCCCTCCAATGAtgtgtttttcaaaaggtTTAAGTATTTGTCATCTACTTTGGGAAAACTATGATTGACCGGTTCAAtctctttcaaatttttgatttgctTGTTATACACTTCTTTCCAACTAAGAAGTATACT
This region of Candida orthopsilosis Co 90-125, chromosome 6 draft sequence genomic DNA includes:
- a CDS encoding Dhr2 protein (S. cerevisiae homolog DHR2 has RNA helicase activity, has role in maturation of SSU-rRNA from tricistronic rRNA transcript (SSU-rRNA, 5.8S rRNA, LSU-rRNA) and localizes to nucleolus), which produces MNHNQTNGSSQDVSKKRKRKRSKGSKVKNHESISQEVVQESVHSQNKKIKFSDDNEAATPDILGGEPKIDNTNETLETKTPILKEDKPESKKTFEKPKVVRYVDDEDDSDSDDANDFNFHRSSQQLSERARELLKVRQNLPIYHHKEKITQFVSKNQVTIIIGETGSGKSTQIPQFLIPENKKAIAVTQPRRVAAASLAARVSEEYGCKLGSEVGYQVRFTNKSNQRTKLKYLTDGMLLREIMVDRELKKYSTIILDEAHERTILTDLIMGFLKSLIVSGNRKDLKVIVMSATLNAELFSHFFNNAPILYVEGKMYPVTQMYVGDESNEDIVDCVIRSIIKVNMTEPEGDVLCFLAGQEEIDNCVKTLEQLAPQLPREAPLIVALPLYAALSPHQQSKIFEKLPKGRRKIILATNIAETSITVPGVKYVIDSGLRKVKIWKHDLGLSTLLTTPISQASARQRAGRAGRESAGKVFRLYQESEYLNLPKQQESEIKRNDIILPILTLKKLDIDDLLNWTWLEDPGQESILSALNTLYTLGALNDAGKITSLGYKMSVLPLPPQLSVVLISATELGCLAPVIDIVSCLSVDNLVLNVSGESRDEINFKRRSYCPKGNSNGDLIALYEFYQTFQSLGKEWCQEMMFSYKGFKNVLKIRNQLKEYMLATIKQDDSISDNEKDKQLASLRSQFEDRDDVLDIPAILKSFLKGFITNTAVGMPDRSFRTFNSGQLISIHPSSVLFGKTNLDAIMYIEYVFTTKGYARNCSAIELSWLQEVAPHVIGGNKVSIN
- a CDS encoding Hal21 phosphoadenosine-5'-phosphate (PAP) or 3'-phosphoadenosine 5'-phosphosulfate (PAPS) phosphatase, with product MHRIKLLIYFTVIVVSLLPFKKFNFIRWFTMSSSSHPYYKELQVATLAVKRASILTKQLSDSISQAKSGTITKEDKSPVTIGDFASQAIINNAIKLNFPYDEIVGEEDSKDLQDNSKLSSEVVSLITKVQKETSEYDDLIGTLTNEDSIFKSIDCGNSEGGSKGRFWALDPIDGTKGFLRGDQFAVCLALIDQGKVVLGVIGCPNLSQYVESNEKHHGTVGGLYSAITSQGSYYSDLFTPGFKPLNQQQRIHMSNRDSPKDLKVLEGVEKGHSSHSTQAQIKDKIGFDQNKVSTQTINLDSQVKYCLLASGQADIYLRLPIDDTYREKIWDHAAGNVLIYEAGGKVGDIYGTPLDFSKGRYLNSKGVIAGNSKIFNTVIDAVKDVLKLN
- a CDS encoding Rim9 protein (protein required for alkaline pH response); this translates as MYKALLALLILCTVCWVIQLLPVISVPLTSHRGNIYLSHFENVKFGVFGICDTKMGKCSSPKIGYPSSNSSFYNLTNDVSTSYSGVVLPSYVRYTISKLLVVHVVAFCFSSLLLIVMFILYALESWDRIELRKRREELNHLRNERQEEEHGHVEFDDEGETNMDTVELHKEERDLGPYLNIMLILTIFSVLTTLLAFLADILLFVPRLSYLGWMQLLPIVSMALITSMLCFIKRSISSRKFFENYDHPYANDEMKILRNRAMEHSWNDISSDDGFVVYTDGFYTRNEGEADDTRDRNHSTSSFRSGVRHSNFRQSEDYSVNSSRESIELDNLRLT